In the Triticum aestivum cultivar Chinese Spring chromosome 2B, IWGSC CS RefSeq v2.1, whole genome shotgun sequence genome, ATTATCAAACAAACGCCACACTTGCTTGGCTAGCAAAGCTCAAATTGAAACAATGTATATCTCGGAATCCCATTCATCCTTGTTTTTTTGGGACACATATCTTTCACCACGCCATTAAATGCATTCTTTTCTGATTGTCTTCGTCACCCCATCAAAATTGCGACATCGCGTCAATAATCCCTTTGCAAAAAGAAAATATGAATTTTAAAGACGGACATGGTATAAGTTGGGATAGATTGTACAACAGATTTAAGTAGAATTTCCTTTCCTCCCTCGGATAACAGCTTCTCTTTCCATCCACTAATTTTTGTAATAATGCGATCAATTAGGAATTGGAAACAATTGCTTTTGTCCATGCCCACATTTGCAGGCAAACCCAAATATTTGTCATTGAGGGCTTCAGTCATAATATTCAGTATTGTGCAAATTTGCGCTCTATCTTCTACTTTTGTATTGGGATTAAAGAAAATACTAGATTTTTCAACGCTCACCAATTGCCCTGAGGCAGCACAATAATAATCCAAAACTGATTTCAACGCCTCCGCATTCATAGCATTCGCTTTCATAAGGATCAAAGAATCGTCGGCGAATAGAAGGTTTGAAATCGATGGGGCATCTCTACAGACCTTAACTCCAGAAATATTATCATTCTCCTTTGCATTAGCTAGTAGAGCGGTGAGGTCCTCGGTACATAACAACAATAAATATGGGGAGAGGAGGTCTCCCTGCCTCAGACCTCTAATAGCTTTAAAACTCCCAGTCTCTTCATTATTAAAACGAACCCGGTACTCTACAGAGGATACACATTGCATAACTATCTACCCACTTCTCTTGGAATCCCAATTTTAGCATTATTTCCTTTAGAAAAGACCACTCTACTCGGTCATGTGCTTTATGCATGTCCATTTTGATGGCACACATACCCTCTTTACCACTCCTTTTTTTCTTTACTGTGTGAAAACATTCATAGGCCACTAAAATATTATCTGTCATCATTCTTCCACGTACAAATGCACTCTGAGTCATACCGATAACATCTGGAAGGACAAACTTCAAACGAGCCGCAATAATTTTTGAAATAACCTTATACACCACGTTGCACAAACTGATTGGTCTAAACTGAGTTACCTTTTCTGGGGAAGCAACATTTGGGATCATTACAATTGCCGTATCATTCCACCCATCAGGTATAGTACCAGTATTCACTGCCTGGAGTACCTCTTCAGTCAGATCATCCCTCAACATAGACCAAaatcttttataaaaaaaatggcATGTAGTCCATCGGACCCGACGCTTTTAAGTCTCCTATATCAAATAGTGCCTTCCAAACCTCCTCTGCCGTACAAGGGGCGAGGAGAGCAATATTCATTTCATCTGTCACTTTTCTTCTGACAAGGGATAAAACCTCCGAATTAGGTTGAGCAACTTGTGAAGTAAAGAGATTGGAAAAAATACCTTATGATATGGTTCTTCATCTCCGTATCTTGCACCCAAACACCGTTATCATCAAGCAAATTTTTAATCCGATTTCATTTGTTCCTAGCCGTTGCCGCATTATGGAAAAAAGAAGTGTTGCAATCATCATGTAAAAGCCAATTTGCATGACCCCTTTGTAATCAGTAGATCTTCTCTTGCTCCAAAAGGTTTTCAATAATGACAAGAATCTCTTTTTGTCATGCCTGGGACTCCGTGTCTATAGGACCCCTCTGTAGCTTTTCTAATTCTTTTTTTAGTTTATTAATTCTTTTTTCGGTCCTCTGAGAATATCACGGTCCCAAATGTGCAAATCCACATTCACCGCCCATGTATGCTCAGCGAGAGATGGCCCAATACCCCATATCTTTTCTTTTTCCCACGATGTACATACAATTTCTTCAACTATTTCTTCTTTGAGCCATTGGGCTTCAAATTATTTCAGTCGGCCTCTTGGGTGGTTAAAAATATTACCATCAAAATATTATGTATCCAGAATGAGAGGGCGATGATCAGAATGTATATGTTCTTCATTTATAACTACAGACCTAGGGAAGTTGTTTGCCCATTTCACATTACAAACCGCACGGTCAAGCCTCTCCCTTATGTCGCCACTCCTCCAAGTGAAGAGGTCCCCATTCTCCCAAACAATTCCGAAATTCTCTCATCATTGCATTAGGTCTCGAATTGCCTCCCACTTTTTCCGAAGAAAGAAGAATCTTATTGAAATTTCCCAaaaccacccaagggtgatcaccTTTATTGTGCAAGTTACGGATATCATTCCAAGATAAAGTATGATCCCTACAATTCGGATAACCATAAACGCCCGTAAAACGCCATTGTATAACATTTCCATTCATAAATAGAACATCTATAAAATTAGCCGCCACATAGTTTAAAATAACTTTATTCATTTTGTGGTAAACCATAACGAGGCCACTAGTCCGACCATCACTCTCCACTACAAACATCGAATCCAAATCTAAAACACGACGAAACTCATCAGTTTTATATTTATTCAAATGAGTCTCTGAAAGAAAATTAAATCTGCCTTGGTTCGCCTTTGTAGATCCAAGAGCTCGTGAACTGCCATGGGGGAGACCATACCACGGCAGTTCCACCGTATGATTTTCATTTGGCCCGGCGGACCTTCTCCTCGAAGGCCGCTGATGCGCCATCATCTCCAACCGATTCTCTCCTACACCTGTCTCCTTTGTTACATGTGTAGTGACCCCATCTCCATCCCTAAGTCACCTAGTTTGTGAGAGTGTTGGTAGTTCCATGTGTGTTTAAGTTTGTAATAAGGCAACTCCCCTACGCGACTATCCTCATTAAAATTTGTGTGACGTAGTCTGTGAgactatttattattattattattatttatttgatTATGAAAGGGTAAGGGAGAATATCATGTGCTTCAGGAGCACATAAGCTTAGGTGCTCCAGCGCGAGCACTGCTGTTGGATCTAGATCCAATGGTCATCTAAAGATGTGCAAGACCACGATGTAATCATTTGACTCCTCGGGGTTTTCTACAAAAATTGACGAGCTCTAAAACAGAATCCAAAAACACGTCCAGGTCCAGCGTGTCCAAACCGAAAAGGAGTCTACCAGCAACCTCCAAAGCTATAGGAGAAAACTCTTATTACAGTTCAATGGGCAAAAGCCATAGCAGTAAAACTTCGGGAATTTGAGAGAGTAGTTAGCAGATCCGAGCACATACTACTGTGTAAATCTTGAAAGCTGATCGTGAATTCTAAAAGTCTCCAACGTCTCGCTAATAATGCATGCCAGGGAATCGACACAAGTGCTAAGCAAGAGCGGGTGGTTTGCATTGTGTTGAGCTCACCTAGGTCTTGtctcgtactccctccatccgaaaatacttgtcttaGAAATGGATAAAATAGATGTATCTATAACCAAAATAATCTAAATACATTCATTTCtaagacaagtatttccagacagagggagtactaaaaaTGCAAGAAAACAACTGAATACAGGGTTTTAATTAGTTAATCACTTTAGCTTATATAAGTCGCCTGAATTTTAAATTTGCGTAAGTCAACTTTCTAACCATGAATCTTTTGTTAAGATTTGTGTTTTTTTTCTTGTGATAATTTGGACTGATTTTGACTTGCCCTTCTTTGAGGTAAGTTGATTTTGTCTTCTTAGCCAGAATTTTTGACTTGCCCTGTTTGCGGTAAGTCAGTTTTGTCTCGGCTAAATATTTGACTTGCCCCTATTTGGGGTAAGTCAGTTTTTTCTTACGCCAAATTTCTGACTTGCCCCTATTTGGGGTAAGTCAATTTTCCCAAAAGAAAATTGCTTTTCTTTTTTTTAgctggttttctttttttttgaatagGTATTTTTTGCATATTGGATGAGTGGAAATTACACTAGAGTGTGAAATTACTATAGAGTATGTGAAATGCACTATAGAGTATGTGTGTAAATTACACTAGAGTGTGAAATgcactattatatgtttattcaTTGCATATCTAAAAAGTGCAATTTCAGAGCAAAATTGTGTGCAAGTTTTCTATTTTGATTTTCTTCTTAAAGGTAATACCAATGGCACTAGTTCATTCTGCCTTAGAAACCTTCATTGTGCtgatttttttagttttattttatttttgttatttttaaggGTAAAATGCCAATGCCATTAACATATTCCTTCATAGTAAACTTCTTATATTATTTAAATtttgtgcaaattttgtcattatttatttcatatttttcattttatttcttctgAAAGAGTAATACCATTGCCACTAATCCATCCTTTTTTAGCAAACATTATTGTTATGATTTCATCTagttcttattttattttatttcttatttAAGGGTCAAATACTAATGCCACCAACTCATTCCTTCTTAGGATTTTTACTTTTTTGCGAAAAATATACTATTATATGCATATTCTTgcatattatgaaaatgtgtaaaTTGCCTGCAGATTTGGTCAGTATTTGTTTCATTTTTTCAATTttcttcttcttaaagggtaatgccaatgtcactaattcatactttcttagaaaactttattattttgactgtttttgtttttatttctttttttattcttaAGGGGTAATAcaaatgtcactaattcattctttcttgcaaatttttattattttgattttgttttactTAATCATTgtctttcttctttgagtgtaatATCAACATCACTAATCCATTCTTCCTTTTCTTCATTTTTTATTTAGCTTtacttttatttcattttctttcttcttcaaTGGTAATACCGATGCCACTAATTAGTACCTTATTACAAAACATGTTTTTTGCGAAAGTTTGACTGGTATATGCTTATTAGTGCATATTTTTAAAAATAACAATATATGTttaaattgtgtgcaaattttgttGTTATTTGATTTATGTTTATAATTTTTTAAGAAGTGTAATATCAGCACCACTAATTTATCCCTCCTTAGAAACTACTAGTTCATTGGTATTACCACTATTTCATTTTTATCTTTGAAAACTTTATTATTTCCATTTTGTATTTGTTACCACTACTAGTTCATTTTGTATTTGTTTTTTTATTATTATCAATGCTACTAGTTCATTATTTCTTATGAAAATTtactattttgaaaaaaaaatcatttccTTTCTTCtctaagggtaataccaatgccactacttCGTTTTTCTTTATAatactttttatttttttatttcaggGTAAAATAATGCCATTAATTAATTCCTTCTTGAAAACATGATATTTTGCGAAACTGTTGCTGTTATATGCTTACTCTTGCatattttaaaaaatcaaaaaatcggtgccaattgtgtgcaaattttgtcattttttattttaattttatttataaaaattTCAGTATAAAAAAGCGTAGTTAAACCATGGTAGCAAAAAAAAATGGCATTCTAAGAACACTTAGGAAATAGCGGAATGGGGGGGAGTTGTATGGTTGGAACTTGGAAGAAAGCTgtcttttttcttacttttttttcttttttgcgggtaGGAGGAAAGCTATGTCTCACTATAAAGATGACCAGTATCACTATCTCTGTGGgcgtagaatttttggagaaacaCTCCCGGCCGTGACGATGTTTTTTGACTAACTAGATGGGTGATCGGTAGCAACATCCATGTACATGTACCATTTTTAAAGAAACACTCCCGACCATGACTATGTTTTTGACCAAGATGAGAGCCGCTCACACGAGTGTTGCTACCGCGGGTGGTCACGCTTGGACGCGCATGCCAGGGCACATCTAGAGGGCACATCTAGATGACTCAACCaaatcagaaagaaaaaaaaatgtttGCACGAATTTTAGTGTAAAATCAATGATATAGGATTTAGATGTGTAATATTAAGAGCACAtgtggacgagacttgcctgcttccccgacgtgtgcccatccgtgctcccgcgtacgtggcttgttttgattggaacaaaataaggcctggcctcgcccccttaaaatcagggggggagatgattagattagaaaaagaaaagaaaaaaaaacagccgTAAGATGAAGTGGGAGCATGAATGGGAGCATGGGAatggagcaggcaagccggatcccccGGCCTTGGTCTGTGCGGGCAACTGAAACGATTATGGGTCCGTCAACTGACCCAAAATTAATTTTCAGCTGACTGTCCCTTAGTTGATTGTACATTAGTCGACACCCTTGGTGACAGACATATGCCCTAGAGCTCATTTGTTTCTCTCATCAAGTCGTCATCAGATCATATCATTGCACTCATCAGATCATATCATTGCACTCATGCAATATACGTAACGCGGCTGCACATGGCTTGTGCTtcttataaaaagaaaaaaatgttgtTTCCGAAACGAAACTTAGCTTCAGCCAGTCGTATCGAAGAGGGGCGATGGAACTTGCGGCGAATGTTGAATCTGAAGAGGGGCGAGCTAGAGCACGAACATGCGGAGCTCACCGCCCCAACCACAAGGATGCGGCCTCCCCTTTGCTCATGAtaggagcaactctagcagatgaTAGGAGGAACTGAAAGCTCATGCGAATGCACTGCCAGGGTATTTTGAGAAGGGTCAGGGTTCCTTTGTCTTCAGCTTTAGGAAGCAAAGAGCCCTCCCGGAAGCTGAGAAGAACTGCATCATTCACAGAACCATTGGCATCATTCAGTTAACTGAATCCCACACACCCAAGGAAATGACATGGAAGAACAAACTTCTCACCACTGAATGGTATAGATTAAGTTAACTGAAGTGCACAAACTACATTGCAAAGACCAAATATGCAGTAGTAACAATGAGGTCTCACAGGATTACTGCTAAAACATGACAAAAAGAGGAGGGATCACATCGTTTGGGAGGTACATAGGCAACATTTGCAACAGGGTATGACTTCCATATCATCAGATGATAATCACCTCGACATCAGCCTGCAATGTAAAAAATAATCAAATTGGTAAGATGAAACTATGGCTCGTTTCTAAGAAAGCAAGAAACTGATTAAGGATCAGGAGCATCCGTGGATCAAAATTAGGCCACTAGAACGTACCAATGTTCAAATAACAATACAGATGGCAGAGGGACATGATTCAAGACAAACATTCAAATACTAAGTAATCTACAAGATAATTATGCTAGCGCAAAACAAAGATACATCTCCAAGAACAAGACATCAGTTACTTCATACTAAACCtggtacaaagttgagacacttattttgggacggagggagtacaatagaaatttgcaacaaataaacaAAACATCTGCCCCTATTTATCCTGCAAGTCAGAAAATAAGGAACTACTGGGATGGTAGATTTAGGAGCAACTTATCACTCAAACAATATCACAACAGTGCATATGATAGGTATAGGTACATTCATTACAGAAAAAAATTCAAAAGTTCGCATATATAATTACATACTCCATAAACAAAATAGTAACAGTGATTAACCAAGCCTAGTTATAGTAAACAAAAACTTACTTCGACTCAAGATTGAAAGAGAACTAATGAACTACTTAGAGATCAAAACACAAAACAGAACTTGTTGCCCTGTTAATACCACAATAGAAACTCATGTCTCCACAAACTATTTCAACAGAACATATAAACAAATTTGCAATAGATGATCGTATGAAACAAACAGGTCGGCATAGCTGTACACACGGCACTGTTgaatttttttgtccattttgacaCAACATGATTTGCAATTCACTTAATACTACAAGGGGAAATTTCTTGTAGCGGGTTGTATTCATCATATTTTACCGATCGCAATAAAATACCAGAATGGACTCACCAAAGCCGTAATAATCCAACATTGCATTGTAACATCAGTAATGCAAGAAAAGCTCTCGGTTATACCTTTAAGCGGAGGGGATCTCGACCTCGCCGTCGTCGATCTCCGTCTGCAGGTCCTTGGGGTCCTTCCCGTCGACGGTGCAGCCGACGCTGACGCAGGTGCCGAGGATCTCCTTGACAGTCCCGGCCATCTCCTTGGCCATGGACCTGGGCTTCATGATCTTGGCGATCTCGATGACGTCGTCGAGGCTGATGTTGCCGTTGTGCTTGATGTTCTTCACCTTCTTCCTGTCCCTCTCGGGCTCCTTGAGGGACTTGATGACGAGCGCCGCGGCGGAAGGGACGACGGAGACCTTGGCCTGACGGTTCTGGACGGTGAGCTTGACGGTGACGCGGAGGCCCTTCCAGTCCTTGGCCGTCTCCTTGGCGATGTCCTCACCGATCTTCTTGGGGGAGAGACCGAGGGGGCCGATCTTGGGGGCAAGCGAAGACGCCGCGCCGACCTCGCCTCCGGTCACCCGGACGTAGACCTCCACCACCTGCGACGGGTCGAGCTTGGGCGGCATGGCTGCTGttcggtggcgggcggcggcggcggcggcgggagggtttGGGAGAGGCTTCGGAAGGGCAGTAGGGTTCGGCACGAAGAGTTATGCGAGTTTATATAGCACCTTCCTTGTGCTCGTGCTGTATCATTCGGGTAGGGCTTTGTAGCCCGCTATGAGGCCCATTTTGTGTCAGCTGAAATGAAATAGAAAACCCTTGTTTATGTATAAAAATAAAAACCTACATCCTAAAAAGTGGTCGAGTGCCACCTTGTCTTACAGAGCACTCGGTATTGCGCGCCGTCCGATCCAGATCTCGCGGTCGCCAGGTGAAAACAGCATAATCGATGCGCGCGCCAGGTGTCCCCTGGTCATGGCGTCGTGGTCGAGACCCGTTGGGTGCTCAGTGCGGTTGCGTCTCGCCTCCCCTCTCCTGTTCCTCTCCACTCACCCTCTCCCGAGCGCAGCGGAGCGGATCCTCTTACAATCCCCCATTCTTCCCCCAAATCCAGCGGTCGAGACCCGAGAGCAGCCGACGGCGTGTCGGCGATTCGGTGGTAGTCTGCAGCCGGAGTGAGGGCAGGACAGCGGGCGCGGCGTGAAGGAAGGCGGTGCAGCGGCGGAGACGCGACCGAGGAGGGACGACGCGCTGCAGGCCGCGGCGAAGGAGCAGTACCGGAGACGCGGCAGAGGAGAAACGGCGTGCGCGGCCGTTGTTCTGTTGGCGCAGAAGGGCAAAATCGCGGCGAATCCCCGGTATGCCCATCGATCTCTCCCGGTCCTCCGCGTTTATGTTGTCCAAAT is a window encoding:
- the LOC123046594 gene encoding 60S ribosomal protein L12-3, translating into MPPKLDPSQVVEVYVRVTGGEVGAASSLAPKIGPLGLSPKKIGEDIAKETAKDWKGLRVTVKLTVQNRQAKVSVVPSAAALVIKSLKEPERDRKKVKNIKHNGNISLDDVIEIAKIMKPRSMAKEMAGTVKEILGTCVSVGCTVDGKDPKDLQTEIDDGEVEIPSA